The Litoreibacter ponti genome includes a window with the following:
- the gshB gene encoding glutathione synthase, with product MGLNVAIQMDPIDSINIDGDSSFRIAEEAQARGHSLFYYTPDKLSYEEGLVYAEGWPLTVRRVKGDHFKLGALTRKPLSEFDVVWLRQDPPFDMGYITTTHLLDRVHPDTLVVNDPTWVRNWPEKLKVLDYPDLTPPTAIARDLETLKAFKARHEDVILKPLYGNGGAGVFRLRDGDSNLNSLHELFSGINREPLIMQKFLPDVSKGDKRIILVDGAPVGAINRVPAKGETRSNMHVGGRPEKIGLTERDREICARIGQDLKDHGQIFVGIDVIGGWLTEINVTSPTGLMELEAFDGINATAKIWEAIEAKRA from the coding sequence ATGGGCCTGAACGTCGCAATCCAGATGGACCCGATCGACAGCATCAATATCGACGGAGATTCGAGCTTTCGCATCGCCGAAGAGGCGCAGGCCCGCGGTCATAGCCTTTTCTACTACACCCCCGACAAGCTCTCCTACGAGGAGGGCTTGGTCTACGCCGAAGGCTGGCCGCTGACGGTACGCCGGGTTAAAGGCGATCATTTTAAGCTCGGCGCGCTCACACGCAAACCCTTGTCGGAGTTCGACGTCGTCTGGCTACGCCAGGACCCGCCCTTCGACATGGGCTACATCACCACGACCCACCTTCTGGACCGGGTGCACCCCGACACTCTTGTCGTCAATGACCCAACATGGGTGCGCAACTGGCCCGAGAAGCTGAAGGTCCTCGACTACCCCGACCTGACCCCGCCCACCGCGATCGCCCGCGATCTTGAGACGCTGAAGGCGTTCAAGGCGCGCCACGAGGACGTCATCCTGAAGCCGCTCTACGGCAATGGCGGGGCCGGGGTGTTCCGCCTGCGTGACGGCGACAGCAACCTCAACTCGCTCCACGAGCTGTTTTCCGGCATCAACCGCGAGCCGCTGATCATGCAGAAATTCCTGCCCGACGTCTCCAAGGGCGACAAGCGGATCATCCTTGTCGACGGCGCGCCGGTGGGCGCGATCAACAGGGTGCCCGCAAAGGGCGAGACCCGCTCGAACATGCATGTCGGCGGGCGGCCCGAGAAGATCGGCCTGACCGAGCGCGACCGCGAGATCTGTGCCCGCATCGGCCAGGATTTGAAGGATCACGGCCAGATATTCGTGGGTATCGACGTCATCGGCGGCTGGCTGACCGAGATCAACGTAACCTCGCCCACGGGCCTGATGGAGCTTGAGGCGTTCGACGGGATCAACGCCACCGCCAAGATCTGGGAGGCCATCGAGGCCAAGCGCGCCTAA
- a CDS encoding YraN family protein produces the protein MSRGAVNYHAGLEAERSVARRYLRAGYTFAAHRFRAGRGEIDLIMRRGAEVIFIEVKKSVSHAQAASALGPRQIARIFETATRFVSGEPKGQDTDMRFDVALVDAHGEIEVLENALIA, from the coding sequence ATGAGCCGCGGTGCCGTGAATTATCATGCGGGATTGGAAGCGGAACGCTCTGTGGCGCGCCGCTACCTGCGCGCGGGCTACACCTTCGCCGCCCACCGCTTTCGCGCGGGCCGCGGGGAGATTGACCTGATCATGCGTCGCGGTGCCGAAGTGATTTTCATCGAAGTGAAGAAAAGCGTCTCGCATGCGCAAGCGGCCAGCGCGCTTGGCCCCCGCCAGATCGCGCGCATCTTCGAGACGGCGACGCGGTTCGTCTCCGGCGAGCCGAAAGGACAGGACACCGACATGCGGTTCGACGTTGCGCTGGTCGACGCCCATGGCGAGATTGAAGTGCTGGAGAATGCACTGATCGCCTGA
- the rsmI gene encoding 16S rRNA (cytidine(1402)-2'-O)-methyltransferase: protein MTAANRVNLAPGLYFVATPIGTARDITLRALDILASADVLAAEDTRTLRRLMDIHGIALEGRPMVAYHDHNGAQARPKLLAALAAGKSVAYASEAGTPLIADPGYTLGREASEAGMMVTAAPGASALLAALAVGGLATDAFFFAGFAPNAKGARRAFLAALREVPGTLVFYESPKRVHRMLEDALDTYGNRAAVVARELTKKFEDVRRGTLSDLVSTLEGETLKGEIVVLIARGDAQVFDESDMQLLLKDALKTSSVKDAVASVVAATGLPKRQVYQAALELSKSAGDP, encoded by the coding sequence ATGACAGCCGCAAACCGCGTAAATCTGGCCCCGGGCCTTTATTTTGTAGCAACCCCGATCGGCACCGCGCGCGATATCACGCTGCGCGCGCTCGATATTCTGGCCTCGGCGGATGTGCTGGCGGCCGAAGATACCCGCACGCTGCGCCGCTTGATGGACATCCATGGAATCGCTCTGGAGGGGCGTCCGATGGTGGCCTATCACGACCATAACGGCGCGCAGGCCCGGCCCAAATTGCTGGCCGCGCTCGCGGCGGGCAAGTCGGTGGCTTACGCGTCAGAGGCCGGCACGCCACTGATCGCGGACCCCGGCTATACGCTCGGTCGGGAGGCGTCTGAGGCGGGCATGATGGTGACTGCGGCGCCGGGCGCTTCGGCGCTGTTGGCGGCGCTGGCAGTGGGTGGCTTGGCGACAGATGCGTTCTTCTTCGCGGGCTTTGCGCCCAATGCGAAGGGCGCGCGGCGGGCATTTCTCGCGGCGCTGCGCGAGGTGCCGGGCACGCTGGTCTTCTATGAGAGCCCGAAGCGCGTTCACCGAATGTTAGAAGATGCGTTGGATACTTACGGGAATCGGGCCGCGGTGGTGGCGCGGGAGCTGACCAAGAAATTCGAAGACGTACGGCGCGGCACGCTGTCGGATCTTGTGTCGACGCTGGAAGGTGAAACGCTGAAGGGGGAAATTGTCGTGCTCATCGCCCGGGGCGATGCACAGGTTTTCGATGAAAGTGACATGCAACTGCTTTTGAAAGACGCCCTTAAGACCAGCAGCGTGAAGGATGCCGTGGCCTCCGTCGTCGCGGCAACGGGGCTGCCAAAACGGCAAGTCTACCAGGCCGCGCTGGAGCTGTCGAAATCGGCAGGCGATCCATGA
- a CDS encoding penicillin-binding protein activator, whose product MFNLLGSARKGIRALAALAAAATLAACDVDLTAINAPGGGKSDGGATEVALLVPYGSVTPGDAGLARALENAARLAAADLGEGRVNITVYNTAGQAGTAATQARAAVDAGADIILGPLRSDAANAAAVAVSGSGTNVISFSNNTSIAGGNLFVLGNTFDNIASRLMGYAGAQGRNRVVVVYPRTPVGQIARSAIVQAASGTSVQIVGDGAFEFSEQGIVSAVPQIASTIQSSGANAVMLTSDSTGALPLLAQLLPEQGVSPSVTKYIGLTRWDVPPQTLQLPGVQGGWFALPDPGPVAQFNNRYNGRYGNAPHPLAGLAYDGIAAIGALQAKKLAMSKGNLTQNSGFKGVNGVFRFRPNGTIQRALAVAQVSNNQVQIIDPAPKSFGFGGF is encoded by the coding sequence ATGTTCAACCTTTTGGGAAGCGCCCGCAAGGGCATCCGCGCCCTCGCGGCGCTGGCAGCGGCGGCCACGCTGGCGGCCTGTGACGTCGACCTGACCGCGATCAATGCGCCCGGCGGCGGCAAGTCGGATGGAGGCGCGACCGAGGTGGCCCTGCTGGTGCCCTACGGATCCGTCACCCCCGGCGACGCGGGGCTGGCCCGCGCGCTGGAGAACGCGGCCCGGCTGGCCGCGGCCGATCTCGGCGAGGGCCGGGTCAACATCACTGTCTACAACACTGCAGGCCAGGCTGGCACGGCCGCAACCCAGGCCCGTGCGGCCGTGGATGCCGGCGCCGACATCATCCTTGGGCCGCTGCGCTCGGATGCGGCTAACGCAGCCGCCGTCGCGGTCTCCGGCTCGGGCACCAATGTCATCTCTTTCTCCAACAACACCTCCATCGCGGGCGGCAACCTTTTTGTGTTGGGCAACACGTTCGACAACATCGCCTCGCGGCTGATGGGGTATGCGGGCGCGCAGGGGCGCAATCGGGTGGTCGTCGTCTATCCGCGCACGCCGGTGGGCCAGATCGCGCGCTCTGCCATTGTGCAGGCCGCCTCCGGCACCAGTGTGCAGATCGTGGGCGACGGCGCGTTCGAATTTTCCGAGCAGGGCATCGTCTCGGCGGTGCCGCAGATCGCCTCGACCATCCAAAGCTCCGGCGCAAATGCCGTGATGCTGACCTCCGACAGCACCGGTGCGCTGCCGCTATTGGCGCAGCTGCTGCCCGAGCAGGGCGTGAGCCCCTCGGTCACCAAGTATATCGGCCTGACCCGCTGGGACGTGCCGCCCCAGACCCTGCAATTGCCGGGCGTCCAGGGCGGCTGGTTCGCCCTGCCCGACCCCGGGCCGGTCGCGCAGTTCAACAATCGCTACAATGGCCGTTATGGCAACGCCCCGCACCCGCTGGCCGGGCTCGCCTATGACGGCATCGCCGCCATCGGCGCCCTGCAGGCCAAGAAGCTGGCCATGAGCAAGGGGAACCTCACGCAAAATTCCGGCTTCAAGGGCGTAAATGGCGTCTTCCGCTTCCGCCCCAACGGCACCATCCAGCGGGCGCTGGCGGTGGCGCAAGTGTCCAACAATCAGGTTCAAATTATTGACCCAGCTCCTAAATCCTTCGGCTTCGGCGGCTTCTGA
- a CDS encoding [protein-PII] uridylyltransferase, giving the protein MPDPEELLPDDLILPAADIFDEAGLRARLEEALAPQRDAKAIRATTVTLLKEAQRDGRAAIADAFEAKPMAARRLTRSYTFLTDGLVRAAFHVARMHLHPLPNPTEAERVSVIAVGGYGRGEMAPSSDVDLLFLTPYKITPWAESLIESMLYILWDLKLKVGHASRTVKDCLRLGREDFTIRTALLEHRLIEGDAELAQELEAQLWEKLFSKTASEFVEAKLDERADRLKKHGGQRYIVEPNVKEGKGGLRDLQSLFWIAKYVNRVKTAAELVKLKVFTQDELEDFKQAERFLWATRAHLHLIAGRAQEQLTFDVQVTVAERLGYVDRGGRRAVEHFMQDYFRHATKVGELTRILLTDLEARHVKQEPTLFGFLRNARKKKLKEGYKVRQGRLDVRGQKSFLKDPLNLLRIFEEALRTGYLLHPDVMRLISANLDLIRGLEGNKDAARIFLDTLLKHGNPERALRRMNELGVLGAFIPDFQTIVAMMQFNMYHSYTVDEHIIQCISHLAQIEREELIEELPVASSILKRGVNRKVIYVALLLHDIGKGRDEDHSILGAKLARFIAPKLGLNKDECDTVEWLIRYHLLMSDMAQKRDIADPRTVRDFAKAVKTVKRLDLLCVLTVCDIRGVGPDVWNNWKASLIRALYRQTKRGLQDGMEALNREERGSEAKKNLRAALPDWDKKDLAREVARHYPPYWQGLHVTAHVDFAKLLRDIPNDEIRIELTPDEDRDATRACFAMADHPGIFARMCGALALVGANVVDARTYTSKDGFATAAFWIQDGEEGPYDVSRLPRLKTMIHKTLMGEVLAREALAPRDKIKKREAKFQVPTSVTFDNDGSEIYTIIEVDTRDRPGLLYDLSRTLSEANIQIASAVIATYGAQVVDTFYVKDMFGLKFHSASKQASIERKLRAAIASGRERAQG; this is encoded by the coding sequence CTGCCCGACCCCGAGGAGCTGCTGCCGGATGATCTGATCCTGCCGGCCGCCGATATCTTTGACGAGGCGGGCCTGCGCGCCCGGCTCGAAGAGGCTTTGGCCCCGCAGCGCGACGCGAAAGCGATCCGGGCGACCACGGTAACCTTGCTCAAGGAGGCTCAGCGCGACGGGCGCGCGGCGATTGCGGACGCCTTTGAGGCCAAGCCGATGGCCGCGCGCAGGCTGACGCGGTCCTATACTTTTCTCACCGACGGGCTGGTGCGCGCAGCCTTCCACGTGGCGCGCATGCACTTACACCCGCTGCCTAACCCCACAGAGGCCGAGCGCGTCTCCGTGATCGCTGTGGGCGGCTACGGGCGGGGCGAGATGGCGCCAAGCTCGGATGTAGATCTGCTGTTTCTAACGCCCTACAAGATCACGCCCTGGGCCGAGAGCCTGATCGAATCCATGCTCTACATCCTGTGGGATCTGAAGCTGAAAGTCGGCCACGCTTCACGCACCGTGAAGGATTGCCTGCGGCTTGGGCGCGAAGATTTCACCATCCGCACCGCCCTGCTGGAGCACCGCCTAATCGAAGGCGACGCGGAGCTGGCGCAAGAGCTGGAAGCGCAGCTGTGGGAGAAACTGTTCTCGAAGACCGCATCCGAGTTCGTCGAGGCCAAGCTCGACGAGCGCGCCGATCGGCTGAAAAAACACGGCGGTCAGCGCTACATCGTCGAGCCCAACGTCAAAGAGGGCAAGGGCGGCCTGCGCGACCTGCAATCGCTGTTCTGGATTGCCAAATACGTCAACCGGGTGAAAACCGCGGCCGAGCTGGTGAAGCTGAAGGTCTTTACCCAGGATGAGCTGGAAGACTTCAAGCAGGCCGAGCGGTTCCTGTGGGCCACCCGCGCGCATCTGCACCTGATTGCGGGCCGCGCGCAGGAGCAGCTGACCTTCGACGTGCAGGTGACCGTGGCCGAGCGGCTGGGCTACGTGGATCGCGGCGGCCGCCGCGCGGTCGAGCATTTCATGCAGGATTATTTCCGCCACGCGACCAAGGTGGGCGAGCTGACCCGTATTCTGCTGACCGATCTGGAAGCCCGCCACGTCAAGCAGGAACCGACGCTGTTCGGCTTTCTGCGCAATGCGCGCAAGAAGAAGCTGAAAGAGGGCTACAAGGTCCGGCAGGGCCGTCTGGATGTGCGCGGCCAGAAGAGCTTTCTGAAAGACCCGCTCAATCTGCTGCGTATCTTCGAGGAGGCGCTGCGCACGGGCTACCTGCTGCACCCGGACGTGATGCGGCTGATCTCGGCCAATCTGGACCTGATCCGCGGGCTGGAAGGCAACAAGGACGCGGCGCGGATTTTCCTCGATACGCTCTTGAAGCATGGCAACCCGGAGCGTGCCTTGCGCCGCATGAACGAGCTGGGCGTGCTGGGCGCATTCATCCCCGACTTCCAGACCATCGTCGCGATGATGCAGTTCAACATGTATCACAGCTACACGGTCGATGAGCACATCATCCAATGCATTTCGCATCTCGCCCAGATCGAGCGTGAAGAACTGATCGAAGAGCTGCCGGTGGCCTCCTCGATCCTGAAGCGCGGCGTGAACCGCAAGGTGATTTACGTGGCGCTGCTGCTGCACGACATCGGCAAGGGCCGGGACGAGGATCACTCGATCCTCGGCGCCAAGCTCGCGCGCTTCATCGCGCCGAAACTGGGCCTGAACAAAGACGAATGCGACACGGTCGAGTGGCTGATCCGCTACCACCTGCTGATGTCCGACATGGCCCAGAAGCGCGACATCGCCGACCCGCGCACCGTGCGCGACTTCGCCAAGGCGGTGAAGACCGTGAAGCGGCTGGATCTGCTTTGCGTGTTGACCGTGTGCGACATTCGCGGCGTGGGCCCCGATGTGTGGAACAACTGGAAGGCCTCGCTGATCCGCGCGCTCTACCGCCAGACCAAGCGCGGGCTGCAAGACGGGATGGAGGCGCTCAACCGAGAAGAGCGCGGCTCTGAGGCCAAGAAAAATCTGCGCGCAGCGCTGCCCGACTGGGACAAGAAAGACCTCGCCCGCGAAGTGGCGCGGCACTACCCGCCCTACTGGCAAGGCCTGCATGTCACAGCCCATGTGGATTTCGCCAAATTGCTGCGCGACATCCCCAATGACGAGATCCGCATCGAGCTGACGCCCGACGAGGATCGCGACGCCACCCGCGCCTGCTTTGCCATGGCCGACCACCCCGGCATCTTCGCGCGCATGTGCGGCGCGCTGGCGCTGGTGGGGGCCAATGTGGTCGATGCGCGGACCTACACCTCGAAGGACGGCTTCGCGACCGCCGCCTTCTGGATACAGGACGGCGAGGAAGGCCCCTACGACGTCTCGCGCCTGCCGCGGCTCAAGACGATGATCCACAAGACCCTGATGGGTGAGGTGCTGGCCCGAGAGGCGCTGGCGCCGCGGGACAAGATCAAGAAGCGCGAGGCCAAGTTCCAGGTCCCGACCTCGGTCACCTTCGACAATGATGGCTCCGAGATCTACACGATCATCGAGGTCGACACCCGCGACCGCCCCGGGCTGCTCTATGATCTGTCGCGCACCTTGTCAGAGGCCAACATCCAGATCGCCTCCGCCGTGATCGCGACCTATGGCGCACAAGTGGTCGACACGTTCTACGTGAAGGACATGTTCGGGCTGAAGTTCCATTCGGCCTCAAAGCAGGCGTCGATCGAGCGCAAGCTGCGCGCCGCTATCGCATCGGGGCGCGAACGAGCGCAAGGATGA
- the murJ gene encoding murein biosynthesis integral membrane protein MurJ, translating into MMRGFATVGLWTMLSRILGFVRDVLIAGFLGSGPVAEAFLIAFSLPNMFRRFFAEGAFNMAFVPMFSKKVESGERPLEFARDAFTGLATILIAFTLLAQLFMPALVLLMASGFADDERLGLATLFGRIAFPYILFISLAALLSGVLNATGRFVAAAAAPVLLNVLFIASLTGAWSLGFDIGLALAWTVPVAGIAQLALVWVAASRAGYRLVPRRPRLTPELKRLAIIAAPAALAGGVVQVNLLVGRNVASWTEGAIAWVNYADRLYQLPLGVVAIAIGVVLLPELSRRLQAGDTEGGRHALSRAAEVALALTVPCAVALMVIPAPIISVLFERGRFTADDTAATALAVAIYGLGLPAFVLQKIYQPLYFAREDTKRPFYFALVAMVINAVVAVGLWFYLDYLAAALATSLAGWAMAWLLWHYARGFGDAASLDARFRSRAPMILLASGLMGGFLYGAHVALAPLFELGGWRYAALALLLISGGIVYGLLGRVLGAFTPGELKASLRR; encoded by the coding sequence ATGATGCGCGGTTTCGCGACCGTCGGCCTGTGGACCATGCTCAGCCGCATCCTTGGCTTCGTGCGCGATGTGCTGATCGCGGGCTTCCTGGGGTCTGGCCCCGTGGCCGAGGCCTTCCTGATCGCCTTCTCCCTGCCCAACATGTTTCGCCGCTTCTTCGCCGAGGGCGCGTTCAACATGGCGTTTGTGCCGATGTTCTCCAAGAAGGTCGAAAGCGGCGAGCGCCCGTTGGAATTCGCCCGCGATGCCTTTACCGGGCTCGCCACGATCCTGATCGCCTTTACCCTGTTGGCGCAGCTGTTCATGCCCGCGCTGGTGCTCTTGATGGCGTCAGGCTTTGCAGATGACGAAAGGCTGGGGCTCGCCACGCTCTTCGGGCGCATCGCTTTCCCCTATATCCTGTTCATCTCGCTCGCGGCCTTGCTGTCCGGCGTGTTGAACGCCACCGGGCGGTTTGTGGCCGCCGCAGCGGCCCCCGTCCTGCTCAACGTGCTGTTCATCGCGTCGCTGACCGGCGCGTGGTCTTTAGGGTTCGACATCGGCCTTGCGCTGGCCTGGACCGTTCCCGTCGCGGGCATCGCCCAACTGGCGCTGGTCTGGGTCGCGGCGTCGCGCGCGGGCTACAGGCTTGTGCCGCGCCGCCCGCGGCTGACGCCCGAGCTCAAGCGCCTCGCCATCATCGCCGCCCCCGCTGCGCTGGCCGGGGGTGTGGTGCAGGTGAACCTTCTGGTGGGCCGCAATGTGGCCAGCTGGACCGAGGGAGCAATCGCCTGGGTGAATTATGCCGATCGGCTTTACCAACTACCGCTGGGCGTGGTGGCCATCGCCATCGGTGTGGTCTTGCTGCCGGAGCTGTCGCGGCGTCTGCAGGCGGGCGATACCGAAGGCGGGCGCCATGCGCTGAGCCGCGCGGCAGAGGTCGCGCTGGCGCTGACCGTGCCCTGCGCCGTGGCGCTGATGGTGATCCCCGCGCCGATCATTTCGGTCCTGTTTGAGCGTGGGCGCTTCACGGCGGACGACACCGCCGCCACCGCGCTCGCTGTGGCGATCTACGGGCTCGGTCTGCCGGCCTTTGTGCTGCAGAAAATCTACCAGCCGCTCTATTTCGCCCGCGAGGACACCAAGCGCCCGTTCTACTTCGCCCTCGTCGCGATGGTGATCAACGCGGTCGTCGCCGTGGGGCTGTGGTTTTATCTGGATTATCTCGCGGCGGCGCTCGCGACCTCGCTGGCCGGGTGGGCGATGGCGTGGCTGCTGTGGCACTACGCCAGAGGCTTCGGCGATGCGGCGTCGCTCGATGCGAGGTTCCGCAGCCGCGCCCCGATGATCTTGCTGGCGTCGGGCTTGATGGGTGGGTTCCTGTACGGCGCGCATGTGGCGCTGGCCCCGCTGTTCGAGCTGGGCGGCTGGCGCTACGCCGCGCTGGCGTTGCTGCTGATCTCTGGGGGGATTGTCTACGGGCTACTTGGCCGGGTGCTGGGGGCCTTCACGCCGGGCGAACTGAAGGCCAGCCTGCGCCGCTGA
- a CDS encoding Hint domain-containing protein, which produces MFFKSSKKTSKSTPLVLETAPSAGIFAGTRLATDYAWTPVEELQVGDTVLTAEHGAQEIVSIEHRSLSVSAARANAKQWPLLVPEGAIGNTRAMLVSPDMRLVIEDEAAATLFGEPCVSLRAENLIGYRGIARARISGDLSHVTLRLAGEETLVVEGGVYIDLPSPTGTHRFTPLSDRQARQLSRLMGEADRKNRARPVVSAWI; this is translated from the coding sequence ATGTTTTTCAAATCGAGCAAGAAGACGTCCAAGTCCACGCCGCTGGTGCTGGAAACCGCACCGAGCGCCGGGATTTTTGCAGGCACACGGCTGGCGACAGACTATGCTTGGACCCCGGTCGAAGAGCTGCAGGTTGGCGACACGGTGTTGACGGCAGAGCACGGCGCGCAAGAGATCGTCTCGATCGAACACCGCTCCCTGTCGGTCTCCGCGGCCCGCGCCAATGCCAAGCAATGGCCCCTGCTGGTGCCCGAGGGCGCAATCGGCAATACCCGCGCGATGCTGGTTTCCCCCGACATGCGGCTGGTGATCGAGGATGAGGCTGCTGCAACGCTCTTTGGCGAGCCCTGCGTCAGCCTGCGCGCCGAAAACTTGATCGGTTATCGCGGCATCGCCCGCGCGCGTATTTCCGGTGACCTGAGCCATGTGACCCTCCGTCTTGCGGGCGAAGAGACGCTGGTGGTCGAGGGCGGTGTCTACATCGACCTGCCATCGCCGACAGGCACCCACCGCTTCACCCCGCTCAGCGACCGCCAGGCGCGCCAGCTGAGCCGCCTGATGGGCGAGGCGGACCGCAAGAACCGCGCACGCCCCGTGGTCAGCGCATGGATCTAA
- a CDS encoding sulfotransferase family 2 domain-containing protein, protein MIISHPAPRGRNFIFVHIPKTGGTSMALALEARAKADDVLIGDTPKARKRRRRVQGVEATGRLWKHSTLRDIVGLVPQSQIDAARVFTLVRNPWDRIASYYHWLRAQSFEHPAVKLARGLEFSAFLHHPQTRASLQAAPYGSYVTTAAGAERCDLFVRLEHLSEDLPKLEALIGCKLGPFPHDNRSERGATRDLYSDADRDLVAEIAAEDIARFNYHF, encoded by the coding sequence ATGATCATCTCGCATCCGGCGCCGCGCGGGCGCAACTTCATCTTCGTGCACATCCCCAAGACCGGCGGCACCTCGATGGCGCTTGCGCTGGAGGCGCGGGCCAAGGCCGATGACGTCCTGATCGGGGACACCCCCAAGGCCCGCAAGCGCCGCCGCCGGGTGCAAGGCGTCGAGGCTACTGGGCGGCTGTGGAAACATTCAACCCTGCGCGACATCGTCGGGCTGGTGCCGCAGTCACAAATCGACGCGGCGCGGGTTTTCACCCTCGTGCGCAACCCGTGGGACCGGATCGCGAGCTACTACCACTGGCTGCGCGCCCAGAGCTTTGAGCACCCGGCGGTCAAGCTGGCCCGGGGTTTAGAGTTCAGCGCCTTCCTGCATCACCCGCAGACGCGGGCCTCGCTGCAGGCCGCGCCCTATGGCTCTTACGTGACCACCGCGGCCGGGGCGGAGCGGTGCGACCTCTTTGTTCGTCTCGAGCATCTCTCAGAGGATTTGCCGAAGCTCGAAGCGCTGATCGGCTGCAAGCTCGGGCCGTTCCCCCATGACAACCGCTCCGAGCGCGGCGCGACGCGGGATCTCTACTCCGACGCGGATCGCGACCTTGTGGCCGAGATCGCCGCCGAGGATATCGCGCGGTTCAACTACCACTTCTGA
- a CDS encoding DMT family transporter produces the protein MTIDLTSATPAPATAPARANDPRQAALLAVFGMVVLSFIDGFVPVIARDVGLWQFHATRSAMVLACLLPAAVVLGWRVRPVSIGAVAVRSCLVAGSMLLYFAAVAVLPLAQVAAGLLTAPIFVLLISWGFFGAQIGPWRVLAVILGFGGVLLVLRPGGEGVSVLTFVPVGAGALYATAAVATRQYCASESEVTLVAGFFGAIGLCGVAGLAVLSGSDSPPAIDGFFASGWQPWTGPALFWTAAQALVSMIGIGALFRAYLLAEASHVAVFEYTFLIAAGVWGYVLWGQVPDALAVLGMVAIMAAGVVIIKRSGAA, from the coding sequence ATGACAATTGATCTGACATCAGCCACACCGGCCCCCGCGACGGCACCGGCCCGCGCGAACGACCCGCGTCAGGCCGCGCTGCTGGCGGTGTTCGGCATGGTGGTTTTGTCCTTCATCGACGGCTTCGTCCCGGTGATCGCCCGCGATGTGGGCCTGTGGCAGTTCCACGCGACCCGCTCTGCGATGGTGCTGGCATGCCTTCTGCCCGCCGCAGTGGTGCTGGGCTGGCGGGTCCGCCCGGTCAGCATCGGCGCGGTCGCGGTCCGCTCGTGCCTCGTGGCGGGCTCGATGCTGCTTTATTTCGCCGCCGTCGCGGTGCTGCCGCTGGCGCAGGTGGCGGCGGGGCTTTTGACGGCCCCGATCTTCGTCCTGCTGATCTCATGGGGCTTTTTCGGCGCGCAGATCGGCCCGTGGCGCGTGCTGGCGGTGATCCTTGGCTTTGGGGGCGTGCTTTTGGTGCTGCGGCCCGGCGGAGAGGGCGTCTCCGTCCTGACCTTCGTGCCCGTCGGCGCGGGCGCGCTCTACGCGACGGCCGCGGTTGCCACCCGGCAATACTGTGCCTCTGAGAGCGAAGTGACGCTGGTCGCGGGCTTCTTCGGCGCAATTGGTCTGTGCGGTGTGGCGGGCTTGGCCGTCCTCTCAGGCAGCGACAGCCCGCCCGCAATCGACGGCTTCTTTGCCAGCGGCTGGCAGCCCTGGACCGGCCCCGCGCTGTTCTGGACCGCCGCGCAGGCGCTGGTGTCGATGATCGGGATCGGCGCGCTGTTCCGCGCCTACTTGTTGGCCGAGGCGAGCCACGTCGCCGTGTTCGAATACACCTTCCTCATCGCCGCGGGCGTCTGGGGTTACGTGCTGTGGGGGCAGGTGCCCGACGCTCTGGCGGTGCTGGGCATGGTGGCGATCATGGCCGCAGGGGTCGTCATCATCAAACGCAGCGGGGCGGCATGA